TCTGGCTGGACGCAGGTATCATTGCGGGCACATTGGCGGTGGTCATCGGCCTGAGCCTGAGCAGCAGCATCCGCGACCAGCGCCACGGCACACGGCTGATCGCCGGCCTGAGCTTCCTGGCCCTTGCCGGCGTGTTCCTGGGTTGGCCGTATCTGCACGAGTTCGACCAAGGGGTGATGACACTGGTGCAGGAACATCGCAGCCAGGCCCTCGATGGCACAGTGGTGCTGGTAACACGTCTGGGCGACTTCCGCACCCAATTGTTCCTCGGCGGCCTGCTGACCGGCCTGTTGCTGCTCGCCCGCCAATGGCGCCATGCCATGTTCGCAGGCGGCGCGTTGATGGGCACGGCGATTGCCAATGGCACGCTGAAGTGGTTGTTCGCTCGCGCTCGGCCGGAGGTGCTGAGCGACCCACTGACCAGCTACAGCATGCCCAGCGGGCACAGCTCCGCGTCGTTTGCGTTCTTTCTGGTAATGGCGGTACTGGCAGGGCGTGGGCAGCCACCGCGCATGCGCCTGACGTGGGTGATGCTCGGTTGCATACCGGCGCTGGCGATCGCCCTGTCGCGGGTATATCTGGGGGCGCATTGGCCGACTGACATCATGGCAGGGGCCTTGCTGGCCTGCTGCGTGTGTGCGGTGAGCCTAACCCTGGTGCAGCATCATCAGCCGCTCAATGCCCTGCCGCAGCGGGTGTGGTGGCTGGTGCTGCCGGCGTGTGTCGCGTTGCTGGCTTTCTTTGCCATGCATGCGTTGCCGCAAGCGTTGCTGCGCTATCAGTATTGATCTATAGCGCCCTTATCGCCGGCAAGCCGGTGATAAGGGCGCTGCAAATGCCTCAGGCAAACAG
The Pseudomonas sp. KU43P genome window above contains:
- a CDS encoding bifunctional DedA family/phosphatase PAP2 family protein, with the translated sequence MGQWLDSLTGWLSANPQWLGVAIFLVACIECLAIAGIIVPGTVLLFAVAVLAGSGAFTLGETLLLGFLGGVLGDALSYAIGKYFHQNIRRLPLLRHHPEWIGSAETYFHRYGIASLLVGRFIGPLRPMLPMVAGMFDMPLPRFIAVSLVAGAGWSVAYLLPGWATGAAMRLPLPEGFWLDAGIIAGTLAVVIGLSLSSSIRDQRHGTRLIAGLSFLALAGVFLGWPYLHEFDQGVMTLVQEHRSQALDGTVVLVTRLGDFRTQLFLGGLLTGLLLLARQWRHAMFAGGALMGTAIANGTLKWLFARARPEVLSDPLTSYSMPSGHSSASFAFFLVMAVLAGRGQPPRMRLTWVMLGCIPALAIALSRVYLGAHWPTDIMAGALLACCVCAVSLTLVQHHQPLNALPQRVWWLVLPACVALLAFFAMHALPQALLRYQY